A window from Salvia miltiorrhiza cultivar Shanhuang (shh) chromosome 2, IMPLAD_Smil_shh, whole genome shotgun sequence encodes these proteins:
- the LOC131013283 gene encoding general transcription and DNA repair factor IIH subunit TFB4-like isoform X7, translated as MVLIDTNPFFWNSAQSTLPFSKFLTHVLAFLNSILLLNQMNQVVVIAAGYNSCGYIFDSSDPQSQNQRAEDLLDKLEEFVDNDQELCREQSVDGPGFSLLSGSLSMALCYIQRVFRTVPLHPQPRILCLHGSPDGPGQYVAIMNSIFSAQRSMVPIDACVIGAQHSAFLQQASYITGGVYLKPQILDGLFQYLSTVFATDLHSRCFLQLPKPAGVDFRASCFCHKNTIDMGYICSVCLSIFCKHQKKCSTCGSVFGQAQTQDSSTTPDRKRKTPVDG; from the exons ATGGTACTAATTGACACGAATCCATTCTTTTGGAACTCGGCTCAATCCACGCTTCCTTTCTCCAAGTTCTTGACCCAT GTACTTGCATTTTTGAATTCTATACTTTTGCTGAATCAGATGAACCAAGTGGTTGTCATTGCAGCTGGTTATAATTCGTGTGGCTACATATTTGATTCCTCAGACCCACAGAGCCAAAATCAACGGGCAGAGGATTTGCTGGATAAATTGGAGGAATTTGTGGACAATGACCAGGAACTATGTCGTGAACAGTCTGTGGATGGCCCTGGGTTCTCACTTTTATCTGGTTCCCTCTCGATGGCCCTTTGCT ATATTCAGAGGGTCTTCCGTACAGTGCCGCTTCATCCCCAGCCTCGG ATATTATGCTTGCATGGATCTCCAGATGGACCTGGACA ATATGTAGCAATCATGAATTCAATTTTTTCTGCTCAGCGATCAATG GTTCCTATAGATGCATGCGTGATAGGAGCTCAACACTCTGCTTTCCTACAGCAG GCTTCTTATATAACTGGTGGTGTATATCTGAAGCCGCAGATATTGGACGGATTGTTTCAGTATCTTTCG ACAGTGTTTGCTACTGATTTGCATTCTCGTTGCTTTTTACAACTTCCTAAGCCTGCAGGAGTAGACTTTCGTGCGTC GTGTTTCTGCCACAAAAACACAATTGATATGGGCTACATTTGCTCTGTTTGTTTATCTATATTCTGCAAGCATCAGAAGAAATGTTCTACATGTGG ATCAGTGTTTGGTCAGGCCCAAACACAGGACTCCTCGACAACACCGGACCGGAAGAGGAAGACACCGGTGGATGGTTAG
- the LOC131013283 gene encoding general transcription and DNA repair factor IIH subunit TFB4-like isoform X8, whose translation MVLIDTNPFFWNSAQSTLPFSKFLTHMNQVVVIAAGYNSCGYIFDSSDPQSQNQRAEDLLDKLEEFVDNDQELCREQSVDGPGFSLLSGSLSMALCYIQRVFRTVPLHPQPRILCLHGSPDGPGQYVAIMNSIFSAQRSMVPIDACVIGAQHSAFLQQASYITGGVYLKPQILDGLFQYLSTVFATDLHSRCFLQLPKPAGVDFRASCFCHKNTIDMGYICSVCLSIFCKHQKKCSTCGSVFGQAQTQDSSTTPDRKRKTPVDG comes from the exons ATGGTACTAATTGACACGAATCCATTCTTTTGGAACTCGGCTCAATCCACGCTTCCTTTCTCCAAGTTCTTGACCCAT ATGAACCAAGTGGTTGTCATTGCAGCTGGTTATAATTCGTGTGGCTACATATTTGATTCCTCAGACCCACAGAGCCAAAATCAACGGGCAGAGGATTTGCTGGATAAATTGGAGGAATTTGTGGACAATGACCAGGAACTATGTCGTGAACAGTCTGTGGATGGCCCTGGGTTCTCACTTTTATCTGGTTCCCTCTCGATGGCCCTTTGCT ATATTCAGAGGGTCTTCCGTACAGTGCCGCTTCATCCCCAGCCTCGG ATATTATGCTTGCATGGATCTCCAGATGGACCTGGACA ATATGTAGCAATCATGAATTCAATTTTTTCTGCTCAGCGATCAATG GTTCCTATAGATGCATGCGTGATAGGAGCTCAACACTCTGCTTTCCTACAGCAG GCTTCTTATATAACTGGTGGTGTATATCTGAAGCCGCAGATATTGGACGGATTGTTTCAGTATCTTTCG ACAGTGTTTGCTACTGATTTGCATTCTCGTTGCTTTTTACAACTTCCTAAGCCTGCAGGAGTAGACTTTCGTGCGTC GTGTTTCTGCCACAAAAACACAATTGATATGGGCTACATTTGCTCTGTTTGTTTATCTATATTCTGCAAGCATCAGAAGAAATGTTCTACATGTGG ATCAGTGTTTGGTCAGGCCCAAACACAGGACTCCTCGACAACACCGGACCGGAAGAGGAAGACACCGGTGGATGGTTAG
- the LOC131013283 gene encoding general transcription and DNA repair factor IIH subunit TFB4-like isoform X4 produces MTPVSSKLYADDVSLLMVLIDTNPFFWNSAQSTLPFSKFLTHFLHFYEKIKAQCLFAICKAGNVGFFFTDPQSQNQRAEDLLDKLEEFVDNDQELCREQSVDGPGFSLLSGSLSMALCYIQRVFRTVPLHPQPRILCLHGSPDGPGQYVAIMNSIFSAQRSMVPIDACVIGAQHSAFLQQASYITGGVYLKPQILDGLFQYLSTVFATDLHSRCFLQLPKPAGVDFRASCFCHKNTIDMGYICSVCLSIFCKHQKKCSTCGSVFGQAQTQDSSTTPDRKRKTPVDG; encoded by the exons ATGACCCCTGTCTCATCCAAGCTTTATGCAG ATGATGTGAGTCTGTTGATGGTACTAATTGACACGAATCCATTCTTTTGGAACTCGGCTCAATCCACGCTTCCTTTCTCCAAGTTCTTGACCCAT TTCCTCCACTTCTATGAAAAAATCAAGGCTCAATGCTTATTTGCAATATGTAAAGCTGGTAATGTGGGATTTTTCTTTACAG ACCCACAGAGCCAAAATCAACGGGCAGAGGATTTGCTGGATAAATTGGAGGAATTTGTGGACAATGACCAGGAACTATGTCGTGAACAGTCTGTGGATGGCCCTGGGTTCTCACTTTTATCTGGTTCCCTCTCGATGGCCCTTTGCT ATATTCAGAGGGTCTTCCGTACAGTGCCGCTTCATCCCCAGCCTCGG ATATTATGCTTGCATGGATCTCCAGATGGACCTGGACA ATATGTAGCAATCATGAATTCAATTTTTTCTGCTCAGCGATCAATG GTTCCTATAGATGCATGCGTGATAGGAGCTCAACACTCTGCTTTCCTACAGCAG GCTTCTTATATAACTGGTGGTGTATATCTGAAGCCGCAGATATTGGACGGATTGTTTCAGTATCTTTCG ACAGTGTTTGCTACTGATTTGCATTCTCGTTGCTTTTTACAACTTCCTAAGCCTGCAGGAGTAGACTTTCGTGCGTC GTGTTTCTGCCACAAAAACACAATTGATATGGGCTACATTTGCTCTGTTTGTTTATCTATATTCTGCAAGCATCAGAAGAAATGTTCTACATGTGG ATCAGTGTTTGGTCAGGCCCAAACACAGGACTCCTCGACAACACCGGACCGGAAGAGGAAGACACCGGTGGATGGTTAG
- the LOC131013283 gene encoding general transcription and DNA repair factor IIH subunit TFB4-like isoform X5, with the protein MTPVSSKLYAGPLFFYDVSLLMVLIDTNPFFWNSAQSTLPFSKFLTHMNQVVVIAAGYNSCGYIFDSSDPQSQNQRAEDLLDKLEEFVDNDQELCREQSVDGPGFSLLSGSLSMALCYIQRVFRTVPLHPQPRILCLHGSPDGPGQYVAIMNSIFSAQRSMVPIDACVIGAQHSAFLQQASYITGGVYLKPQILDGLFQYLSTVFATDLHSRCFLQLPKPAGVDFRASCFCHKNTIDMGYICSVCLSIFCKHQKKCSTCGSVFGQAQTQDSSTTPDRKRKTPVDG; encoded by the exons ATGACCCCTGTCTCATCCAAGCTTTATGCAGGTCCTCTTTTCTTCT ATGATGTGAGTCTGTTGATGGTACTAATTGACACGAATCCATTCTTTTGGAACTCGGCTCAATCCACGCTTCCTTTCTCCAAGTTCTTGACCCAT ATGAACCAAGTGGTTGTCATTGCAGCTGGTTATAATTCGTGTGGCTACATATTTGATTCCTCAGACCCACAGAGCCAAAATCAACGGGCAGAGGATTTGCTGGATAAATTGGAGGAATTTGTGGACAATGACCAGGAACTATGTCGTGAACAGTCTGTGGATGGCCCTGGGTTCTCACTTTTATCTGGTTCCCTCTCGATGGCCCTTTGCT ATATTCAGAGGGTCTTCCGTACAGTGCCGCTTCATCCCCAGCCTCGG ATATTATGCTTGCATGGATCTCCAGATGGACCTGGACA ATATGTAGCAATCATGAATTCAATTTTTTCTGCTCAGCGATCAATG GTTCCTATAGATGCATGCGTGATAGGAGCTCAACACTCTGCTTTCCTACAGCAG GCTTCTTATATAACTGGTGGTGTATATCTGAAGCCGCAGATATTGGACGGATTGTTTCAGTATCTTTCG ACAGTGTTTGCTACTGATTTGCATTCTCGTTGCTTTTTACAACTTCCTAAGCCTGCAGGAGTAGACTTTCGTGCGTC GTGTTTCTGCCACAAAAACACAATTGATATGGGCTACATTTGCTCTGTTTGTTTATCTATATTCTGCAAGCATCAGAAGAAATGTTCTACATGTGG ATCAGTGTTTGGTCAGGCCCAAACACAGGACTCCTCGACAACACCGGACCGGAAGAGGAAGACACCGGTGGATGGTTAG
- the LOC131013284 gene encoding uncharacterized protein LOC131013284, whose product MAGVLETLMIPRASALPSASLPPVAASASVRFPELRGLKMQPTRSSAKLRTTHKLARGGSRIVCEAQDTAVGVAAVTDPDWQSLVLESDVPVLVEFWAPWCGPCRMIHPVIDKLAKDYAGKLKCFKVNTDDCSTIATQYGIRSIPTVIIFKNGEKKEAVIGAVPETTLTTCIEKYL is encoded by the exons ATGGCCGGAGTCCTAGAAACCCTAATGATTCCTCGCGCCTCCGCTCTCCCGTCCGCATCCTTGCCGCCGGTCGCCGCATCCGCCTCCGTCCGATTTCCAGAGTTGAGGGGTCTCAAGATGCAACCAACTCGGTCGTCGGCAAAGCTCAGGACCACTCACAAACTTGCTCGAGGTGGCAGTAGAATCGTTTGCGAGGCGCAGGACACAGCTGTTGGAG TGGCTGCTGTTACTGATCCGGACTGGCAATCTCTTGTGCTTGAATCTGATGTGCCTGTTCTGGTTGAATTCTGGGCACCATGGTGTGGGCCCTGCCGCATGATCCACCCTGTCATCGACAAACTGGCTAAGGACTATGCTGGGAAGCTCAAATGCTTCAAGGTTAACACTGATGATTGCTCTACGATTGCAACCCAGTATGGGATCCGGAGTATTCCTACTGTCATAATCTTCAAGAATGGGGAGAAGAAAGAAGCAGTCATAGGTGCTGTTCCAGAAACTACATTGACAACTTGCATAGAAAAATACTTGTAG
- the LOC131013283 gene encoding general transcription and DNA repair factor IIH subunit TFB4-like isoform X3, whose protein sequence is MTPVSSKLYAGPLFFYDVSLLMVLIDTNPFFWNSAQSTLPFSKFLTHFLHFYEKIKAQCLFAICKAGNVGFFFTDPQSQNQRAEDLLDKLEEFVDNDQELCREQSVDGPGFSLLSGSLSMALCYIQRVFRTVPLHPQPRILCLHGSPDGPGQYVAIMNSIFSAQRSMVPIDACVIGAQHSAFLQQASYITGGVYLKPQILDGLFQYLSTVFATDLHSRCFLQLPKPAGVDFRASCFCHKNTIDMGYICSVCLSIFCKHQKKCSTCGSVFGQAQTQDSSTTPDRKRKTPVDG, encoded by the exons ATGACCCCTGTCTCATCCAAGCTTTATGCAGGTCCTCTTTTCTTCT ATGATGTGAGTCTGTTGATGGTACTAATTGACACGAATCCATTCTTTTGGAACTCGGCTCAATCCACGCTTCCTTTCTCCAAGTTCTTGACCCAT TTCCTCCACTTCTATGAAAAAATCAAGGCTCAATGCTTATTTGCAATATGTAAAGCTGGTAATGTGGGATTTTTCTTTACAG ACCCACAGAGCCAAAATCAACGGGCAGAGGATTTGCTGGATAAATTGGAGGAATTTGTGGACAATGACCAGGAACTATGTCGTGAACAGTCTGTGGATGGCCCTGGGTTCTCACTTTTATCTGGTTCCCTCTCGATGGCCCTTTGCT ATATTCAGAGGGTCTTCCGTACAGTGCCGCTTCATCCCCAGCCTCGG ATATTATGCTTGCATGGATCTCCAGATGGACCTGGACA ATATGTAGCAATCATGAATTCAATTTTTTCTGCTCAGCGATCAATG GTTCCTATAGATGCATGCGTGATAGGAGCTCAACACTCTGCTTTCCTACAGCAG GCTTCTTATATAACTGGTGGTGTATATCTGAAGCCGCAGATATTGGACGGATTGTTTCAGTATCTTTCG ACAGTGTTTGCTACTGATTTGCATTCTCGTTGCTTTTTACAACTTCCTAAGCCTGCAGGAGTAGACTTTCGTGCGTC GTGTTTCTGCCACAAAAACACAATTGATATGGGCTACATTTGCTCTGTTTGTTTATCTATATTCTGCAAGCATCAGAAGAAATGTTCTACATGTGG ATCAGTGTTTGGTCAGGCCCAAACACAGGACTCCTCGACAACACCGGACCGGAAGAGGAAGACACCGGTGGATGGTTAG
- the LOC131013283 gene encoding general transcription and DNA repair factor IIH subunit TFB4-like isoform X2 — MTPVSSKLYADDVSLLMVLIDTNPFFWNSAQSTLPFSKFLTHVLAFLNSILLLNQMNQVVVIAAGYNSCGYIFDSSDPQSQNQRAEDLLDKLEEFVDNDQELCREQSVDGPGFSLLSGSLSMALCYIQRVFRTVPLHPQPRILCLHGSPDGPGQYVAIMNSIFSAQRSMVPIDACVIGAQHSAFLQQASYITGGVYLKPQILDGLFQYLSTVFATDLHSRCFLQLPKPAGVDFRASCFCHKNTIDMGYICSVCLSIFCKHQKKCSTCGSVFGQAQTQDSSTTPDRKRKTPVDG, encoded by the exons ATGACCCCTGTCTCATCCAAGCTTTATGCAG ATGATGTGAGTCTGTTGATGGTACTAATTGACACGAATCCATTCTTTTGGAACTCGGCTCAATCCACGCTTCCTTTCTCCAAGTTCTTGACCCAT GTACTTGCATTTTTGAATTCTATACTTTTGCTGAATCAGATGAACCAAGTGGTTGTCATTGCAGCTGGTTATAATTCGTGTGGCTACATATTTGATTCCTCAGACCCACAGAGCCAAAATCAACGGGCAGAGGATTTGCTGGATAAATTGGAGGAATTTGTGGACAATGACCAGGAACTATGTCGTGAACAGTCTGTGGATGGCCCTGGGTTCTCACTTTTATCTGGTTCCCTCTCGATGGCCCTTTGCT ATATTCAGAGGGTCTTCCGTACAGTGCCGCTTCATCCCCAGCCTCGG ATATTATGCTTGCATGGATCTCCAGATGGACCTGGACA ATATGTAGCAATCATGAATTCAATTTTTTCTGCTCAGCGATCAATG GTTCCTATAGATGCATGCGTGATAGGAGCTCAACACTCTGCTTTCCTACAGCAG GCTTCTTATATAACTGGTGGTGTATATCTGAAGCCGCAGATATTGGACGGATTGTTTCAGTATCTTTCG ACAGTGTTTGCTACTGATTTGCATTCTCGTTGCTTTTTACAACTTCCTAAGCCTGCAGGAGTAGACTTTCGTGCGTC GTGTTTCTGCCACAAAAACACAATTGATATGGGCTACATTTGCTCTGTTTGTTTATCTATATTCTGCAAGCATCAGAAGAAATGTTCTACATGTGG ATCAGTGTTTGGTCAGGCCCAAACACAGGACTCCTCGACAACACCGGACCGGAAGAGGAAGACACCGGTGGATGGTTAG
- the LOC131013283 gene encoding general transcription and DNA repair factor IIH subunit TFB4-like isoform X1 gives MTPVSSKLYAGPLFFYDVSLLMVLIDTNPFFWNSAQSTLPFSKFLTHVLAFLNSILLLNQMNQVVVIAAGYNSCGYIFDSSDPQSQNQRAEDLLDKLEEFVDNDQELCREQSVDGPGFSLLSGSLSMALCYIQRVFRTVPLHPQPRILCLHGSPDGPGQYVAIMNSIFSAQRSMVPIDACVIGAQHSAFLQQASYITGGVYLKPQILDGLFQYLSTVFATDLHSRCFLQLPKPAGVDFRASCFCHKNTIDMGYICSVCLSIFCKHQKKCSTCGSVFGQAQTQDSSTTPDRKRKTPVDG, from the exons ATGACCCCTGTCTCATCCAAGCTTTATGCAGGTCCTCTTTTCTTCT ATGATGTGAGTCTGTTGATGGTACTAATTGACACGAATCCATTCTTTTGGAACTCGGCTCAATCCACGCTTCCTTTCTCCAAGTTCTTGACCCAT GTACTTGCATTTTTGAATTCTATACTTTTGCTGAATCAGATGAACCAAGTGGTTGTCATTGCAGCTGGTTATAATTCGTGTGGCTACATATTTGATTCCTCAGACCCACAGAGCCAAAATCAACGGGCAGAGGATTTGCTGGATAAATTGGAGGAATTTGTGGACAATGACCAGGAACTATGTCGTGAACAGTCTGTGGATGGCCCTGGGTTCTCACTTTTATCTGGTTCCCTCTCGATGGCCCTTTGCT ATATTCAGAGGGTCTTCCGTACAGTGCCGCTTCATCCCCAGCCTCGG ATATTATGCTTGCATGGATCTCCAGATGGACCTGGACA ATATGTAGCAATCATGAATTCAATTTTTTCTGCTCAGCGATCAATG GTTCCTATAGATGCATGCGTGATAGGAGCTCAACACTCTGCTTTCCTACAGCAG GCTTCTTATATAACTGGTGGTGTATATCTGAAGCCGCAGATATTGGACGGATTGTTTCAGTATCTTTCG ACAGTGTTTGCTACTGATTTGCATTCTCGTTGCTTTTTACAACTTCCTAAGCCTGCAGGAGTAGACTTTCGTGCGTC GTGTTTCTGCCACAAAAACACAATTGATATGGGCTACATTTGCTCTGTTTGTTTATCTATATTCTGCAAGCATCAGAAGAAATGTTCTACATGTGG ATCAGTGTTTGGTCAGGCCCAAACACAGGACTCCTCGACAACACCGGACCGGAAGAGGAAGACACCGGTGGATGGTTAG
- the LOC131013283 gene encoding general transcription and DNA repair factor IIH subunit TFB4-like isoform X6: MTPVSSKLYADDVSLLMVLIDTNPFFWNSAQSTLPFSKFLTHMNQVVVIAAGYNSCGYIFDSSDPQSQNQRAEDLLDKLEEFVDNDQELCREQSVDGPGFSLLSGSLSMALCYIQRVFRTVPLHPQPRILCLHGSPDGPGQYVAIMNSIFSAQRSMVPIDACVIGAQHSAFLQQASYITGGVYLKPQILDGLFQYLSTVFATDLHSRCFLQLPKPAGVDFRASCFCHKNTIDMGYICSVCLSIFCKHQKKCSTCGSVFGQAQTQDSSTTPDRKRKTPVDG, from the exons ATGACCCCTGTCTCATCCAAGCTTTATGCAG ATGATGTGAGTCTGTTGATGGTACTAATTGACACGAATCCATTCTTTTGGAACTCGGCTCAATCCACGCTTCCTTTCTCCAAGTTCTTGACCCAT ATGAACCAAGTGGTTGTCATTGCAGCTGGTTATAATTCGTGTGGCTACATATTTGATTCCTCAGACCCACAGAGCCAAAATCAACGGGCAGAGGATTTGCTGGATAAATTGGAGGAATTTGTGGACAATGACCAGGAACTATGTCGTGAACAGTCTGTGGATGGCCCTGGGTTCTCACTTTTATCTGGTTCCCTCTCGATGGCCCTTTGCT ATATTCAGAGGGTCTTCCGTACAGTGCCGCTTCATCCCCAGCCTCGG ATATTATGCTTGCATGGATCTCCAGATGGACCTGGACA ATATGTAGCAATCATGAATTCAATTTTTTCTGCTCAGCGATCAATG GTTCCTATAGATGCATGCGTGATAGGAGCTCAACACTCTGCTTTCCTACAGCAG GCTTCTTATATAACTGGTGGTGTATATCTGAAGCCGCAGATATTGGACGGATTGTTTCAGTATCTTTCG ACAGTGTTTGCTACTGATTTGCATTCTCGTTGCTTTTTACAACTTCCTAAGCCTGCAGGAGTAGACTTTCGTGCGTC GTGTTTCTGCCACAAAAACACAATTGATATGGGCTACATTTGCTCTGTTTGTTTATCTATATTCTGCAAGCATCAGAAGAAATGTTCTACATGTGG ATCAGTGTTTGGTCAGGCCCAAACACAGGACTCCTCGACAACACCGGACCGGAAGAGGAAGACACCGGTGGATGGTTAG